A window of the Arenibacter algicola genome harbors these coding sequences:
- a CDS encoding ISAon1 family transposase, which yields MVSTKANDCHTIGGFYGVNGKKLQRQFRDYLSEFKQWEERPHAKQWLIFPENMGPYLSIDETALSKGELYTIITNKKAKGRKGSIVAIFSGTKVEPIIEQLLKISAKKRAKVKEITLDMANSMKTIAKQCFPKAIQVTDRFHVQKLALEALQDIRIKHRWDAIDRENQQIKQARAKNGTFVPKEFSNGDTRKQLLARSRYLLYKSPNNWTQNQSERSKILFAQYPDIKVAFDLVQGLRNIFNTATSIQTAYTKLAHWYKDVENTGFRAFNTIANTISLNYRSILNYFINRSTNASAESFNAKIKAFRAQFRGVKNVEFFLYRLTTIFA from the coding sequence TTGGTCAGTACCAAAGCTAATGACTGCCATACCATTGGCGGATTTTATGGGGTCAACGGCAAAAAACTACAGCGACAGTTTCGGGATTATTTAAGCGAGTTCAAACAATGGGAGGAGAGACCACATGCCAAACAGTGGCTCATATTCCCAGAGAATATGGGACCTTATCTGTCCATTGACGAAACGGCACTCTCCAAGGGGGAGCTCTACACCATAATTACCAACAAAAAAGCCAAGGGCAGGAAAGGGTCCATAGTGGCCATATTCTCCGGCACCAAGGTGGAGCCGATCATAGAGCAGCTGCTAAAGATATCGGCCAAAAAAAGGGCCAAGGTCAAGGAAATTACCCTGGATATGGCCAACTCCATGAAGACCATCGCCAAACAATGCTTCCCTAAAGCAATACAGGTAACGGACAGGTTCCATGTACAGAAGCTGGCACTGGAGGCCCTTCAGGACATCCGCATCAAACATAGGTGGGACGCCATAGACCGGGAGAACCAACAGATAAAGCAAGCAAGGGCAAAGAACGGGACATTCGTCCCAAAAGAATTTAGCAATGGGGACACTAGAAAACAGCTCTTGGCCAGAAGTAGGTATCTCCTTTATAAATCGCCCAACAATTGGACGCAAAACCAATCCGAAAGGAGCAAAATATTGTTCGCCCAATATCCGGATATAAAGGTGGCCTTCGACCTGGTACAGGGGCTCAGGAACATATTCAATACGGCAACTTCTATACAAACAGCATATACAAAGCTGGCACATTGGTACAAAGACGTAGAGAACACAGGCTTTAGGGCCTTCAATACTATTGCTAATACGATATCGCTCAATTATAGGTCGATCCTGAACTATTTTATAAACAGGAGTACAAATGCATCGGCGGAATCATTCAATGCAAAAATAAAAGCTTTTAGAGCGCAATTCAGAGGAGTCAAAAACGTAGAATTCTTCCTTTATAGATTAACCACAATATTTGCATAA
- a CDS encoding trans-sulfuration enzyme family protein: protein MKQQNKGLNTICTHVGQLEDKEFKGAISPLYMGTAYAFEDIDVKRYPRYFNTPNQVALAKKIAALEHAEAALIFGSGMAAISTSLLAFLKAGDHIVIQKIIYGGTYNLVVEEFEKYGISYSFTDGFGAEDFEAKIQKNTKVVYIETPSNPLLNITDLKAVADISKKHGLVSMIDNTFASPVNQNPIDFGIDVVIHSATKYMGGHSDICAGAVASTEVNVKRIFQLAKNFGGSLSDYTVWLLERSIKTMGIRVRAQNVNAQHMAEYLYAHKDISAVYYPGLPSHPGHDIAKKQMNGFGGMLSFELNADFNASKFQKSLKLIKPAMSLAGVESTVLSPTLTSHSLLSPEERKRQGIADGLIRFSVGIEETEDLIADIEQALEKVRKEKEMAV from the coding sequence TGTTGGGCAGTTAGAGGACAAGGAATTCAAAGGGGCCATTTCGCCATTGTATATGGGAACAGCCTATGCCTTTGAAGACATCGATGTTAAGCGTTACCCACGATATTTTAACACTCCCAACCAAGTGGCCCTGGCCAAAAAGATAGCAGCCTTGGAGCATGCCGAGGCAGCGTTGATTTTTGGAAGCGGTATGGCCGCCATCAGCACCTCCCTCTTGGCATTTTTAAAGGCTGGCGACCATATAGTGATACAAAAGATTATTTATGGCGGTACCTATAATCTGGTGGTGGAAGAATTTGAAAAGTATGGCATATCCTACTCCTTTACGGATGGTTTTGGAGCTGAGGATTTTGAAGCCAAAATTCAAAAAAATACCAAAGTTGTCTATATTGAGACTCCATCAAATCCATTGTTGAACATAACCGACTTAAAGGCAGTTGCCGATATTTCTAAAAAACATGGTCTTGTGTCCATGATAGACAATACTTTTGCAAGCCCGGTTAATCAAAATCCTATCGATTTTGGAATAGACGTGGTAATACATAGCGCTACAAAATATATGGGCGGACATTCCGATATTTGTGCGGGTGCCGTAGCTTCTACCGAAGTTAATGTTAAGCGAATTTTTCAACTGGCTAAAAATTTTGGCGGTAGTCTTAGCGATTACACTGTTTGGTTATTGGAAAGGAGTATTAAAACCATGGGAATTAGGGTTAGGGCCCAAAATGTAAATGCCCAACATATGGCGGAATACCTATATGCCCACAAAGACATATCTGCCGTATATTATCCTGGCCTGCCTTCACATCCGGGCCACGACATCGCAAAAAAGCAGATGAATGGCTTCGGAGGCATGTTGTCATTTGAATTAAATGCTGATTTCAATGCTTCCAAATTTCAAAAGTCCTTAAAATTGATAAAACCTGCTATGAGTTTGGCGGGGGTGGAAAGTACAGTGCTTTCTCCAACCTTAACGTCACATTCCCTTTTGAGTCCCGAAGAGCGAAAAAGGCAAGGTATTGCTGATGGTTTAATACGCTTTTCTGTTGGAATAGAAGAAACCGAGGATTTAATTGCAGATATTGAACAAGCCTTGGAAAAGGTGAGAAAGGAAAAGGAAATGGCGGTTTAG
- a CDS encoding patatin-like phospholipase family protein, translating into MRAMVISGGGSKGAFAGGVAQYLMQELNHSYDLFLGTSTGSLLISHLALQKIEKIRQVYTSVNQHNIFSNCPFVIKKKYGIETIGIHHVNVMKNFFKGSKTFGESHNLLQLIKNTLSIEEFKHLKNGPLDIVVTVSNLSLNQVEYKSINDCTYEEFCEWIWVSCNYTPFMTLVKKNGCEYADGGLGSMVPIEEAIRRGAKVVDAIILQTEVTQLNRMPSKNVFSLLTSMFAFMLDRIEQQNIRIGKFVANHNDAIINFYYTPTVLTTNSLIFEKEKMTVWWESGFNFAKHKNSETNPIETGIL; encoded by the coding sequence ATGAGAGCAATGGTAATTTCTGGTGGTGGTAGTAAAGGAGCATTTGCCGGTGGTGTAGCCCAATACCTGATGCAAGAACTAAACCACAGTTACGATTTGTTTTTAGGTACTTCTACAGGGAGTCTCCTGATTTCCCATCTCGCCCTACAAAAAATTGAAAAAATTAGGCAGGTGTATACTTCGGTGAATCAGCATAATATATTCAGCAATTGCCCCTTTGTGATAAAAAAGAAATATGGCATTGAGACTATTGGCATCCATCATGTAAACGTGATGAAAAATTTTTTCAAGGGCAGCAAGACTTTTGGAGAAAGTCATAATTTACTTCAATTGATCAAAAACACCCTTTCCATTGAGGAATTTAAGCATTTAAAAAATGGCCCCTTGGATATAGTGGTAACCGTTTCCAATTTGTCGTTAAATCAGGTAGAATATAAATCCATCAATGATTGTACCTATGAGGAATTTTGCGAATGGATATGGGTTTCCTGCAATTACACCCCATTTATGACCTTGGTAAAGAAAAATGGATGTGAATATGCAGATGGCGGCCTGGGCAGTATGGTCCCTATAGAAGAGGCTATTAGAAGAGGGGCAAAGGTAGTGGATGCCATAATTTTGCAAACGGAGGTTACCCAATTGAACAGAATGCCCTCCAAGAATGTATTTTCACTGCTTACAAGTATGTTTGCCTTTATGCTGGACAGGATAGAACAACAAAATATTAGGATCGGTAAGTTTGTGGCCAACCATAATGATGCAATCATTAACTTCTACTATACGCCAACCGTACTCACTACCAACTCCCTCATATTTGAGAAGGAAAAAATGACGGTATGGTGGGAAAGTGGATTTAATTTTGCCAAACATAAAAACTCTGAAACCAACCCAATAGAGACTGGAATTTTATGA
- a CDS encoding M1 family metallopeptidase yields MKFVILFLALHSCLVVHSQHQDKVDFIQGKVDIKIDPMTETIAGSVTYKLEVLQKVDSVFLDAQNLNVMGVKLNNKKVKATNNSKRIVVHKRFKANKTYTLDITYAANPKQTVYFLGWKDDLLGNEQVWTQGQGKYTSHWLPSFDDMAEKLEYDLDISFDKTYEVIANGALVATKELDGLKKWSFDMDSSMSSYLLAFAIGDYRKNEVVSSTGVPISLYFYPSDSAMVEPTYRYTTAIFDFLEKEIGVPYPWQNYKEVPVRDFLYAGMENTGTTIFSDSYVMDSIAFVDRNFVNVNAHEMAHQWFGNLVTEVDGSSHWLHEGFATYYALLAEKELFGKEYYYWKLYETANQLKELSNKNMGEALIDPKAGSLTFYEKGAWALHVLRHEIGENDFRQGIQRYLKKYGFKNVTIDNFLKEMEMGTHSDLSAFRNRWLVDKNFPFDEAKTILVRESEDLKTFFELQKDMMTSSKDNESIIKKYWKSTNSDQLKAKITRTYYKSLSQDFIRELLGNESMLVRQALATSIVQLPLDLKSEYESLLNDESYVTKEEMLYKLWINYPNDREKYLNWTKGIIGFSNKNIRILWLTLALLTKDYEPNNTNEYYLELSRYTSPVYTNEVRQGAFQFLEQLIGFSDNNLLDLVDATQHHSWQFRKYARSLLDQLLEKKEYKDRIDRLSVKFNKEELRYISNKLISE; encoded by the coding sequence ATGAAATTTGTCATTTTATTTCTAGCATTGCACTCTTGTTTGGTGGTCCACTCCCAACACCAGGACAAGGTAGATTTTATTCAAGGAAAAGTAGATATAAAAATCGATCCCATGACCGAAACCATTGCGGGATCTGTAACCTACAAATTGGAGGTCTTACAAAAAGTGGATAGCGTTTTTCTTGATGCCCAAAATCTAAATGTAATGGGGGTCAAGCTCAACAATAAAAAAGTAAAGGCTACCAACAACAGCAAAAGAATAGTGGTTCATAAACGCTTTAAGGCCAATAAGACCTATACTTTGGACATCACCTACGCTGCCAATCCCAAACAGACCGTATATTTTTTAGGTTGGAAGGACGACTTACTTGGCAACGAGCAGGTATGGACCCAAGGTCAAGGAAAATATACAAGTCACTGGCTTCCCAGTTTTGATGATATGGCAGAAAAGCTAGAGTACGATCTGGATATCAGCTTTGATAAGACCTACGAAGTAATAGCCAATGGCGCCTTGGTGGCGACCAAAGAACTGGACGGACTTAAAAAATGGAGTTTTGATATGGACAGTTCAATGAGCAGCTATTTATTGGCTTTTGCCATTGGGGATTACCGTAAGAATGAAGTTGTATCCAGTACCGGAGTACCCATTAGCCTTTATTTCTACCCCAGTGATAGTGCTATGGTGGAACCTACCTATAGATATACTACGGCGATATTTGATTTTTTGGAAAAGGAAATAGGGGTGCCTTATCCCTGGCAGAATTATAAGGAGGTACCAGTTAGGGACTTTTTATATGCGGGTATGGAAAATACGGGAACCACTATCTTTTCAGATTCGTATGTAATGGATTCCATCGCCTTTGTTGACAGGAACTTTGTGAATGTAAATGCCCATGAGATGGCGCATCAGTGGTTTGGCAATTTGGTTACCGAAGTGGATGGCAGTAGTCACTGGCTTCATGAAGGTTTTGCTACCTATTATGCCCTGTTGGCCGAGAAAGAACTTTTCGGTAAAGAATATTACTATTGGAAGTTGTACGAAACCGCGAACCAATTGAAGGAACTATCCAATAAGAACATGGGGGAGGCCCTCATTGATCCAAAAGCGGGCAGCCTTACATTTTATGAAAAAGGTGCATGGGCCTTACACGTTTTAAGGCACGAAATAGGGGAGAATGATTTTAGGCAAGGGATTCAACGGTATTTAAAAAAGTACGGGTTTAAAAATGTAACCATTGATAACTTCCTTAAGGAAATGGAGATGGGCACCCACAGTGATTTGTCCGCTTTTCGAAATAGATGGTTGGTTGATAAAAATTTTCCTTTTGATGAGGCAAAAACGATCCTTGTGCGGGAATCGGAGGATTTAAAAACCTTTTTTGAACTTCAAAAAGACATGATGACCAGTAGCAAGGACAACGAATCCATCATTAAAAAATATTGGAAAAGCACAAATTCCGATCAGTTGAAGGCCAAAATAACCAGAACATATTACAAATCCCTATCCCAAGATTTTATTAGGGAATTGTTAGGGAATGAAAGTATGCTGGTTAGGCAAGCATTGGCCACTTCCATAGTGCAGTTGCCACTGGATCTAAAATCTGAATATGAATCACTGCTAAATGATGAGAGTTATGTTACCAAAGAAGAAATGCTGTACAAACTTTGGATAAATTACCCAAATGACAGGGAAAAGTACTTGAATTGGACCAAAGGCATCATAGGCTTTTCAAATAAGAACATTCGTATATTATGGCTCACCTTGGCCTTGCTCACTAAGGATTATGAACCCAATAATACCAACGAGTATTACTTGGAACTGAGTAGATATACTTCCCCAGTGTATACCAACGAAGTACGGCAAGGGGCATTTCAATTCTTGGAACAATTAATAGGATTTTCAGACAACAATTTGTTGGATCTTGTTGATGCAACCCAGCATCATTCTTGGCAGTTTAGAAAATATGCCCGTTCATTGTTGGACCAACTTTTGGAAAAAAAGGAATATAAGGATAGAATAGATAGATTGAGCGTGAAATTTAATAAGGAGGAATTGCGTTATATTAGCAACAAACTGATTTCGGAATGA
- the bshB1 gene encoding bacillithiol biosynthesis deacetylase BshB1, whose amino-acid sequence MKLDILVFGAHPDDAELGAGATIAKEVANGKKVGIVDLTRGELGTRGSAEIRDKEAAAAADILGVAVRENLEFADGFFTNDKKHQLEVIKMIRKYKPETVLCNAVEDRHIDHAKGSKLVSDACFLSGLVKIDTKIDGDEQWQEAWRPKLVHHYIQWKNLEPDFVVDVSEFIDVKVKAIMAYSSQFYDPKSKEPETPISSKNFIDSVVYRSRDLGRMVGIAYGEGFTTERFVAVKSLDSLI is encoded by the coding sequence ATGAAATTAGACATATTAGTATTTGGTGCGCATCCTGATGATGCCGAATTGGGGGCAGGGGCAACAATAGCAAAAGAAGTGGCCAATGGCAAAAAAGTAGGTATCGTGGATTTGACCCGTGGGGAATTAGGTACCCGTGGCTCGGCCGAAATAAGGGATAAGGAAGCTGCAGCTGCTGCTGATATTTTAGGGGTAGCTGTCCGTGAGAATCTAGAATTTGCAGATGGTTTTTTTACAAATGACAAGAAGCATCAGTTGGAAGTAATAAAAATGATCAGGAAATATAAACCGGAAACGGTATTGTGCAATGCCGTTGAAGATCGGCATATTGATCATGCCAAGGGCAGCAAACTGGTAAGTGATGCCTGCTTTCTAAGTGGACTTGTAAAAATAGATACCAAGATAGATGGGGACGAGCAGTGGCAAGAAGCCTGGAGACCAAAATTGGTGCATCATTACATTCAATGGAAAAACCTCGAACCGGATTTTGTGGTGGATGTATCAGAGTTTATAGATGTAAAGGTTAAAGCCATAATGGCATATAGTTCCCAATTTTACGACCCCAAAAGTAAGGAGCCGGAAACACCCATAAGTAGCAAAAACTTTATAGATAGTGTTGTTTATAGGTCCAGGGACCTTGGTAGGATGGTAGGCATAGCCTATGGGGAAGGTTTTACTACCGAAAGATTCGTTGCTGTTAAGAGCCTTGATAGCCTAATTTAG
- a CDS encoding ISAon1 family transposase N-terminal region protein, producing the protein MELSLDLLKFILPEVLTTHFDLVSHNMQEGALHLYFEEKKDTPKEEKHRTLIAHGFHKEIVVQDFPLRGKSVYLHIKRRRWLDKATGQAVQRDWDLVAQGTRMTVEFAAFLKVLGQYQS; encoded by the coding sequence TTGGAATTATCATTGGACCTATTAAAGTTTATACTGCCAGAAGTATTAACGACCCATTTTGACCTAGTCTCCCATAATATGCAAGAGGGTGCGCTTCATTTATATTTTGAAGAAAAAAAAGATACCCCGAAAGAGGAAAAACATCGCACTTTAATAGCCCATGGTTTTCACAAAGAGATCGTCGTCCAGGATTTTCCGTTAAGGGGAAAGTCAGTTTATCTCCACATTAAGCGCCGCCGTTGGCTGGACAAGGCCACTGGCCAAGCCGTGCAAAGAGATTGGGATCTAGTGGCACAGGGGACTCGTATGACCGTTGAGTTCGCTGCTTTTTTAAAAGTACTTGGTCAGTACCAAAGCTAA
- the recG gene encoding ATP-dependent DNA helicase RecG, translating into MNSNVLQTPIVYLKGVGPNRAETLQSELGIHTYQDLINLFPNRYIDKTQYYKIGQLQRTSSDVQIVGKIVNIKTVEQKKGKRLVAKFIDDTGEMELVWFRGQKWIRENLKLNIPYVIFGKVNWFNGTFSMPHPEMELWEDHEKGLKIYMQPVYPSTEKLANKGITNRVTNKLIQQLFLETKGRFKETLSPSLISELSLISKAEALFNIHFPKNQELLAKAQFRLKFEELFYIQLQLISKNLMHKQKIKGYNFDKVGTLFKTFYEQYLPFELTNAQKRVIKEIRADLGSNAQMNRLLQGDVGSGKTIVALMTMLLAIDNGFQACLMAPTEILANQHFMGIKDLLGNIGVNTALLTGSVKKSARKLIHEQLENGELHILIGTHALLEDKVAYNNLGLAIVDEQHRFGVAQRAKLWHKNDIPPHILVMTATPIPRTLAMSLYGDLDISTIDELPPGRKPIKTVHRYDSNRLKVFQFIRDEIKKGRQVYVVYPLIQESEALDYKDLMDGYESIARDFPMPDYQISIVHGKMKPADKDYEMERFVKGETQIMVATTVIEVGVNVPNASVMIIESAERFGLSQLHQLRGRVGRGADQSFCILMTGHKLSSDSKTRLETMVGTNDGFQIAEVDLKLRGPGDLMGTQQSGVLNLKIADIIKDNDILKTARYHALKILREDISLQKHPVILHAYTQLVKYKNIWNYIS; encoded by the coding sequence ATGAATTCCAATGTACTACAAACGCCTATTGTCTACCTTAAAGGCGTTGGTCCCAACCGTGCTGAGACCTTACAATCGGAGCTTGGAATACATACCTATCAGGATTTAATAAATCTTTTTCCCAATCGCTATATTGATAAAACCCAATATTATAAAATTGGCCAGTTACAGCGAACCAGTTCGGATGTCCAAATTGTTGGGAAGATTGTCAACATTAAAACGGTTGAACAAAAAAAAGGAAAACGTTTGGTAGCCAAATTTATAGATGATACGGGAGAAATGGAACTGGTTTGGTTTCGTGGCCAAAAATGGATCAGGGAAAATCTCAAGCTAAATATTCCATATGTTATTTTCGGAAAGGTTAATTGGTTTAATGGCACCTTCTCCATGCCACACCCAGAAATGGAACTGTGGGAAGACCATGAAAAAGGCCTGAAAATATATATGCAACCCGTTTATCCTTCCACGGAAAAATTGGCCAATAAAGGTATTACCAACAGGGTGACCAATAAACTTATACAACAGTTGTTTTTGGAGACCAAAGGCCGGTTTAAGGAAACCCTATCCCCTAGCCTCATAAGTGAATTAAGCCTAATTTCTAAAGCGGAGGCACTTTTTAATATCCACTTTCCAAAGAATCAAGAATTACTGGCCAAGGCCCAATTTCGGCTAAAATTTGAGGAATTATTTTATATCCAATTGCAGCTAATTTCCAAGAACTTAATGCATAAACAGAAAATAAAAGGATATAATTTTGACAAGGTTGGAACACTTTTCAAAACTTTTTATGAACAGTACTTGCCGTTTGAACTGACCAATGCCCAGAAAAGGGTAATCAAAGAGATCAGGGCCGATTTGGGGAGTAATGCACAAATGAACAGATTACTACAGGGAGATGTAGGGTCGGGCAAAACCATAGTAGCCTTAATGACCATGCTACTCGCCATAGACAACGGTTTCCAGGCCTGCTTAATGGCCCCTACGGAAATTCTGGCAAACCAGCATTTTATGGGCATAAAAGACCTTCTTGGGAATATTGGCGTCAATACAGCACTACTTACGGGATCGGTCAAAAAATCTGCCCGTAAGCTAATTCATGAACAATTGGAAAATGGGGAGCTCCATATTCTTATTGGTACCCATGCCCTTTTGGAAGATAAGGTTGCCTATAATAACCTGGGGCTTGCTATTGTGGATGAACAGCATAGATTTGGTGTGGCACAGCGAGCCAAACTATGGCACAAGAATGATATTCCACCCCATATCTTGGTTATGACCGCTACCCCTATTCCCAGGACCTTGGCAATGAGTTTATATGGCGATTTGGATATTTCAACGATAGATGAACTCCCCCCGGGAAGAAAACCTATTAAAACAGTCCATAGGTACGATTCCAACCGTCTAAAAGTATTTCAATTTATAAGGGACGAAATTAAAAAGGGCCGACAAGTATATGTGGTCTATCCCTTGATCCAGGAATCCGAGGCTTTGGACTATAAGGACCTTATGGATGGATACGAGAGCATAGCCCGGGATTTTCCTATGCCCGATTATCAGATTTCCATTGTACATGGCAAAATGAAACCAGCGGACAAAGATTATGAAATGGAGCGATTTGTTAAGGGGGAAACACAGATTATGGTTGCTACAACAGTAATCGAGGTGGGTGTAAATGTTCCCAACGCCTCGGTAATGATCATTGAAAGTGCGGAGCGCTTTGGACTGTCCCAACTGCACCAACTACGGGGCAGGGTTGGTCGCGGGGCCGATCAAAGTTTTTGTATTCTAATGACGGGACACAAGTTGTCATCAGATTCAAAAACCCGATTGGAAACTATGGTAGGCACCAATGACGGGTTTCAAATTGCCGAAGTGGATTTAAAGCTACGTGGTCCGGGGGATTTGATGGGTACCCAGCAAAGTGGTGTTCTTAATCTTAAAATAGCAGATATAATCAAGGACAATGATATTCTAAAAACGGCTAGGTACCATGCCCTCAAAATTTTAAGGGAAGATATTAGTTTGCAAAAGCATCCCGTTATACTCCATGCCTATACGCAACTGGTGAAGTACAAAAATATATGGAACTATATTAGTTGA
- a CDS encoding tetratricopeptide repeat-containing sensor histidine kinase — translation MSFKALKICSREIKLKLTVFWIFLFSCGINSAQEPSVGELSQKIATLRSQKKQVNKDTIYIGLLMDLGAKLRFLNPDSLLLLSSEAQKLSSNIDYKKGVSESLFNLGTYYSDIGEHSKAIDNYEMALVNAKKDNNHDLSLRIGNELANENVYIGNYSTALLGYLENIKLAQAYGNRKMESILYENVADLYATQKDYDQALYFYEKVEKINSKIGNDINSAQTMSNVASIYAETEDFQNALFKINRSIKIFEQGEVWDWLAYAYEVKGKVYLKQKQFTRALYWYDKSAELHENLQDDRGIIDLYNGMAEANFGLEKDSISQNYAMMAYEISSTIKSMEGVKKCSNTLYKVYKNQEDYASALKYHEIFRQISDTLSRDENKMSMTMLKTEISHKNQQEALVLKNEKALAKQRLYIYIAILFVIIMGAIAFLVVRGQKILKKLNRELEVQKEDLELRESELWETNNTKNKLFSIIAHDLRGPIGALEGLLKLLNSGDIKESEFKEFIPKLKNDVNSISFTLNNLLTWGQSQMREATTDPTNVDLNALVENNINLLSELAFTKMITMDNLIVNKAIIWSDENQMDIVIRNLLSNALKFTPNNGHITIGYVDRPDYLEVFVKDNGIGMDEYVQEQILSKNTNITTYGTNNEKGTGLGLSLCSEMVIKNGGTLWVKSEINEGSTFYFTVPKGKKQFQKSA, via the coding sequence ATGTCTTTTAAAGCATTAAAAATATGTTCACGGGAGATTAAATTAAAATTAACCGTGTTCTGGATTTTCCTTTTCTCTTGTGGAATCAACTCCGCCCAGGAACCTTCCGTTGGAGAATTGAGTCAAAAAATCGCCACTTTACGAAGTCAGAAGAAACAGGTCAATAAGGATACCATATATATTGGATTATTAATGGATCTAGGCGCCAAGCTTAGATTTTTAAATCCAGACAGTCTTTTATTGCTTTCCAGCGAAGCCCAGAAATTAAGTAGCAACATAGATTATAAAAAAGGTGTAAGTGAATCTTTATTCAACCTAGGAACCTATTATTCGGATATAGGTGAGCATTCCAAAGCAATAGACAATTATGAAATGGCATTGGTAAATGCCAAAAAGGATAATAATCATGACTTATCCCTGAGAATTGGTAATGAATTGGCCAATGAAAACGTCTATATCGGCAATTATTCAACGGCCTTGCTAGGCTATTTGGAAAATATTAAACTGGCCCAAGCCTATGGCAACAGAAAAATGGAGTCCATCCTATATGAAAATGTGGCCGACTTATACGCTACACAAAAAGATTATGATCAGGCACTATATTTTTACGAAAAAGTTGAAAAAATAAACTCCAAAATAGGCAATGATATAAACTCGGCCCAGACCATGAGCAATGTGGCTTCCATATATGCTGAAACAGAAGATTTCCAAAATGCCCTGTTTAAAATAAACCGCAGTATCAAAATTTTTGAACAAGGTGAGGTATGGGACTGGCTTGCCTATGCTTATGAGGTTAAAGGCAAGGTATACCTAAAACAAAAGCAATTTACCAGAGCATTATATTGGTACGATAAAAGTGCAGAATTGCATGAAAATCTTCAGGATGACCGCGGGATAATAGATCTGTACAATGGGATGGCAGAAGCTAATTTTGGATTGGAAAAGGACAGCATTTCACAAAATTATGCGATGATGGCCTATGAAATATCCTCGACTATTAAATCTATGGAGGGTGTCAAGAAATGTTCCAATACTCTTTATAAAGTATATAAAAATCAGGAGGACTACGCTTCAGCCCTTAAATATCATGAAATTTTTAGGCAAATATCGGATACCTTGTCCAGGGATGAGAACAAGATGAGTATGACGATGTTGAAAACAGAAATCAGCCATAAAAATCAGCAGGAAGCACTGGTACTAAAAAATGAAAAAGCCCTGGCAAAACAGCGCCTCTATATCTATATTGCTATACTATTTGTTATCATTATGGGCGCCATAGCATTTTTAGTTGTTAGGGGACAGAAAATCTTAAAAAAATTGAACAGGGAACTCGAAGTTCAAAAGGAGGATCTAGAACTTAGAGAGTCGGAGCTATGGGAGACCAATAACACCAAAAACAAACTTTTTTCTATTATTGCACATGATCTTCGCGGGCCTATTGGGGCTTTGGAGGGACTATTAAAATTACTGAACAGCGGTGATATAAAGGAATCGGAGTTCAAAGAATTTATTCCCAAATTAAAGAACGACGTAAATAGTATTTCCTTTACCTTGAACAACCTTCTTACTTGGGGTCAATCGCAAATGAGGGAAGCCACTACCGACCCTACCAATGTAGATCTAAACGCTCTGGTAGAGAACAATATTAATTTACTAAGTGAATTGGCATTTACCAAAATGATTACCATGGACAATTTAATAGTCAATAAGGCTATAATTTGGTCCGACGAAAATCAAATGGATATTGTAATTAGAAATCTTTTGAGCAATGCCCTAAAGTTTACCCCAAACAACGGACATATTACCATTGGCTATGTAGATAGGCCGGATTATCTGGAAGTATTTGTAAAGGACAATGGGATTGGTATGGACGAGTACGTTCAGGAACAAATATTATCAAAAAACACCAACATTACCACCTATGGTACCAATAATGAAAAGGGAACAGGACTGGGTCTATCTCTTTGCAGTGAAATGGTCATAAAAAATGGCGGTACCCTATGGGTCAAGAGTGAAATAAATGAAGGATCCACCTTCTATTTCACCGTTCCCAAGGGAAAAAAACAGTTCCAAAAATCGGCCTAA